A window of the Haloquadratum walsbyi C23 genome harbors these coding sequences:
- the cas2 gene encoding CRISPR-associated endonuclease Cas2, with amino-acid sequence MRLAITYDVSDDGNRRQVYQTLQRYGAWRQFSVFEVDITKAERVELENELEAKIEPNDGDRVRIYRLCKACQDKTTNLGMEPPDEQSNVL; translated from the coding sequence ATGCGCTTAGCAATTACATACGACGTCAGCGACGACGGGAATCGGCGGCAGGTGTATCAAACGCTCCAACGATATGGAGCATGGCGACAATTCAGTGTTTTTGAAGTCGATATTACCAAAGCCGAGCGTGTTGAGCTTGAAAACGAGCTGGAAGCCAAAATCGAACCCAATGACGGTGATCGCGTTCGGATCTATCGGTTGTGTAAGGCCTGTCAGGACAAGACGACCAATCTTGGTATGGAACCACCTGATGAGCAATCGAACGTGCTCTAG